The sequence CCATGCTGCGGGCGTGGGCATTGACGCCAGCTCCTTTAATGAAGTACGTCGTGCAGAAATGGCTGGCATCCCTCTTGAGAACATGCTCCTTACCACCCAGGAAGCTCCTTTTGGAGAAGATCTTGATACGCTCGTAACCTCTATTGAACAAGGCTTGCGCTACAATATTTGCTCTCAGACCCAACTCGAAAATATTGCTGTGCGCCTTGCACCGGAAAAGCGCCGCTTTTCCATACGCGTCCACCCCGGTGTCGGTTCAGGAGAATCTGTCACACGTAATACAGGAGATAAATACTCCTGCTTTGGGGTGCATCTCAGTGATCTCCCGGCGCTGCTGTCACGCGCCCATGAATTGGGTGTTGTCTTTGATCAAGTCCATGTCCATATCGGTTCCGGCGGTGATCCTGCCGTGTGGGAAGAAAATATCGATCGTGAACTTGGCTTTGTGGAAACCTATTTTCCCCAGGCAACACGGGTAAACTTCGGTGGCGGATTTAAAGAGGCTCGCATGCCTCATGAAACAGCAGCAGATGTGTACAAACTCGGCCAGACTGCCAAAAAGAAGGTAGAAGAATTTTACGAGAAGACAGGCAGAAAGCTTACTACAGAGGTAGAACCGGGAAATTTTCTTGTGGCCAATAGTGGGTATCTTGTGACCCGTGTAGCAGATATCAAGCAAACCGGGGATCAGGGGTTCACCTTTATTCTTCTCGATGGAGGTATGGAGGTAAATCTCCGCCCGCTCCTCTATGGAGCACAGCACCCCTTCTACATCCTTGACGAACATGGCACTGTTCGCTTTGATGAGTTCCATACTGATCAACACTGTGAGGAACGTGAAGATCTTATTGTCGTGGGGCGCTGTTGCGAAAGTGGAGATTCCTACACACTACAGGACGACCATGCCATTGTGCCGCGCAGTATGATTCGTCCGCGGGTTGGCGACACCTGTATCGTGGGAGGAGTAGGGGCGTATTGCTCAAGCATGACGCCCTTTAACTACAACTCTCACGAGCAAATTAGTGAATATCTTCTTACGGAACGTGGAGAGTGCCACTGCATACGCAGTCGGCAACGCCTTGAGCAGATTGTTCAAAACGAACACTCTCTACCGCCGGCTTAACAAACGTGCGGGAGAACACTCCCGCACTAGTTATTGCACAGAGGCAAGTTTGGCATCAATAAAATCATACAGCTGTTTCTTACTCTGTTTATGCGCATTAATACGGCTCACAAAGGAGTTGGTTTCAAAACACCCCCGAACGGCATTGAAATCGCTGTTGCAGCATTCGCCATCACCGTCGATACCAAAGCCCACCATGGAACGTGAATCAAACTCCTTTGATGCATCTTCAATAAAGTAGTCGTCCAAACGCATGGTTATCTCAAGCCACTCCGCAAGGTACTTTTGTAACTTTTCCACAGGCATCTCATGGGGATACTGACCACAAAAGGTCTTCACTCGGGCACAGACCCAGTTCCAGGCATATTCATGATAGGAATCATGGAATACAGCCATGCGCTCAAGAAGTGCATCAGGAGTATCAACCTCTCCCCGTTCAACCTCTTCTAAAAGGGCCTCCACACACACCTTGGGCACAATACATCCAGCCACATCAACCCACTCCCCCATTCCTGTTTCCGAGGAAGGGGAAAGGACTGTGCGCAACTCCTCCACAGTGGAAAAGGTTCTCCATTGCAAGCGGTTACAAAAGACATTACCGCAATACTTCTTAATGCCCATACTGTAATAAACGAGCCCCTTTTCGAGGGAATAGAGCGGGATGTCAACCCCTTTATATTGGCAAAATTCGCGGTTAAACCCCTTTTCTTCATGAAGCCGAAGTAAAATATCACGGCCACGTATAATGGCATCGACACTGTTTGGGGTCAGCAAATCAAAATTAATAAGATCTCGGCAATGACCGGTTCGTCCGTCCCGAGTGGGCCATTTATCGGCATCACGAATTGTTCCCACAGATTTCAGGTTTACCCCAGGCACTAAGATTGACAGGGAATTTTTTCCTTCGAGAAGATAGGAGTAGGGTAAATCCTTTGTATCACAATGAGAGGTGTGCCGCCCCATAAGGAGGGTAAAATCGCCTACCCGCGCTGGCCATAAGATATAGGAATCACTGGCCGTTTTTGACCCCCGTCCCATAACCCCTTGATGTATGGGACCTAACTTATAGGCA comes from Chitinivibrio alkaliphilus ACht1 and encodes:
- a CDS encoding diaminopimelate decarboxylase, which translates into the protein MKTTTIGPNRLPVEAVQNCLRRGKTPFYLYDQGLIRKRCRLLQEMPNAFGVFPRYAMKANSTRAILQEIHAAGVGIDASSFNEVRRAEMAGIPLENMLLTTQEAPFGEDLDTLVTSIEQGLRYNICSQTQLENIAVRLAPEKRRFSIRVHPGVGSGESVTRNTGDKYSCFGVHLSDLPALLSRAHELGVVFDQVHVHIGSGGDPAVWEENIDRELGFVETYFPQATRVNFGGGFKEARMPHETAADVYKLGQTAKKKVEEFYEKTGRKLTTEVEPGNFLVANSGYLVTRVADIKQTGDQGFTFILLDGGMEVNLRPLLYGAQHPFYILDEHGTVRFDEFHTDQHCEEREDLIVVGRCCESGDSYTLQDDHAIVPRSMIRPRVGDTCIVGGVGAYCSSMTPFNYNSHEQISEYLLTERGECHCIRSRQRLEQIVQNEHSLPPA
- a CDS encoding DUF4954 family protein, with protein sequence MEYRELTSGEIEALEKNGCSAEDWSCVHVQPPFDQSRVRNTRFSGEVRLGCFRRSFTNAAGIKTPSGVYDVRIHNCEIGSDTLIHRVHNYIANYTIGNNVLIENVDALYVKGESTFGNGVSVRVLNEKGGRAVPMFDSLSAQFAYFYVFYRHRPRMMEKLRCFAQHCIDKKRGTRGWVGDYTRIVSSRNIVNVAIGENARITGAERLRNGSINSTMEGAVRIGTGVIADNFIINENAVLLDASIVSNCFIGEGAELAKQYSAEHSLFFANFIGHHGEAFAVFAAPFTATHHRSTLLISAYLSFMNAGSGSNQSNHAYKLGPIHQGVMGRGSKTASDSYILWPARVGDFTLLMGRHTSHCDTKDLPYSYLLEGKNSLSILVPGVNLKSVGTIRDADKWPTRDGRTGHCRDLINFDLLTPNSVDAIIRGRDILLRLHEEKGFNREFCQYKGVDIPLYSLEKGLVYYSMGIKKYCGNVFCNRLQWRTFSTVEELRTVLSPSSETGMGEWVDVAGCIVPKVCVEALLEEVERGEVDTPDALLERMAVFHDSYHEYAWNWVCARVKTFCGQYPHEMPVEKLQKYLAEWLEITMRLDDYFIEDASKEFDSRSMVGFGIDGDGECCNSDFNAVRGCFETNSFVSRINAHKQSKKQLYDFIDAKLASVQ